CCCGCTGTGGTGGTGACGGGTGAGCCATGGTGGCTCCCATGGTGGAGCCAGATGTGCCATGGCAACATTGGGTATCCTATGGTGGTGCCGGGTGTCCCATGGTGGAGCCACGTGTCCCGTGGTGGTTCTGAGTGTCCCATGGTGGTTCTGGGTCACTCATAGTGGTGCCAGGTGTCCCATGGTGGTTCTGGGTGTCCTGTGGGGGTTCCAGGTGTCCCATGGCAGTGCCAGGTGTCCTGTGGTGGTTCTGGGTGTCCCGTAGTGGTGCCAGGTGTCCCATGGCGGTGCCAGGTGTCCTGTAGTGGTTCCGGGTGTCCCACGATGGTTCTGGGTGTCCTGTGGTGGAGCCAGATGTATCATGGCAATACTAGGTGTCCCGTGGTGGTTCTGGGCATCCCATGGTGGTGTCGGCTGTCCCGTGGTGGTGCCAGGTGTCCCATGATGATGGCTGTCCTGTGGGCTACCCCATCGCAGTGACGAGTGTGCCGTGGCAGTGCCGGGCATCCCCACGCCTGTCCGTGTCCCCCTGCCCGTCCCTGTCCTCCCCCCGCAATGCACGTCCCCACAAGGACCCCCCAcgccccctctcccctccccaggagAGATCCCCACGCCCACGCGTGTccgcggctccccggggctcTGCAGCGCGTCCCGCAGCCCCCAGGCGGCGCCACAACGGCGGGAGCGGAGCCGCCGAGAGGCGGAGCCGAGCGAAgccgggaccggcaccgggaTCGGCACCGGCACCCGGGAccggggggagccggggtggggggaccccAGCCCCGGGGCGCGGCGCTCGGGACCGGGGCACACGGGACCGGGAGGAGCCGGGACCGGGGAGCAAAGGGAGCCGGCAGCGGGAAGCGAGCACTGCaggtaaggggggggggggggaccggtaccggggaggaaggggctgtgggggggTGCAGGGCCCCGGTTACCGGAGGATGTAACGGGGAATGGGGCCGGTCGGGACCGGGCTGTGCCCAGTACTGGTGGCCCCGTTGGCAGCTGGGCCTGGTCCCTGTCACCCCATCACAGTACTGGGTGGCTGGCGGACACCCAGGGTGCCCCCTTTGAGGGAGGACGTTGGATCCACCGCAGCCCCAGGGTGACACCGTAGCGTGCTGTCTGCTCACGTCCCCTCCCCCTTGTGCCGCAGATGGGACCCGGGAGGCCACCGGGAGCACCGAAGCCACACCGGGGTGCCGTGAGGGCatggacagcagcagcactgattTGGGGTCACGGTGCCAGCACCAAGTGTTTGGCAGCAGCGCCGAACTGACACCCAGCAGGCAGGACCGGGCAGACACCAGCAGTGCCAAAACGATGCTGCGGTGTTGGGTTGGGGCTGATTTGGGGATACGACGCCAGGACCAGGCGGACACCAGCAGTGCCAAGGTGGAGACACAACACTGCGACCCTGCAGATAGTGGCAGCACCGATTTGGGGACGCGAGGCAGGGAGCGGGCAGACACCGACATCACCGAACTGATGCTGGGGTGCCGGGACCGTGACGATGCTGGCAGCTCCAACCCAGTGCCGGAGCACCAGGATGTGGCAACCACCAGCAACAGCAATTTGGGGCCACGGTGCCAGGACACAGCCGATGCCGGCAGCACCAAACTGGACCCACAGCCCCAACGCGAGGATGCCATGGCAGAGCTGAGACAGGGTGATGGCAAGGACCCTGCCGCCGTGGCTCGTCCCTTCCGCTGCGGGGCGTGCGGGAAGCGCTTCGGTGCGAGCACCACACTGATGCGGCACCAGGCGCTGCACGGGGCCGAGCGCCCTTTCTCCTGCACCGAGTGCGGCCACGGCTTCTGCGACCGGGCAGCTCTGGCCACGCACCAGCGTGGCCACACGGGCGAGCGACCCTTCGCTTGCACCGAGTGTGGCAAAGCCTTCGCCGGCAGTGCGGGGCTGCTGGTGCACCAGCGGGCGCACACGGGCGAGCGTCCCTTCGCCTGCACCGAGTGCGGGCAGCGTTTCCGGCAGAGCGCCCACCtggcccagcaccagcag
This genomic interval from Cygnus olor isolate bCygOlo1 chromosome 30 unlocalized genomic scaffold, bCygOlo1.pri.v2 SUPER_30A, whole genome shotgun sequence contains the following:
- the LOC121062780 gene encoding zinc finger protein 2 homolog — protein: MDSSSTDLGSRCQHQVFGSSAELTPSRQDRADTSSAKTMLRCWVGADLGIRRQDQADTSSAKVETQHCDPADSGSTDLGTRGRERADTDITELMLGCRDRDDAGSSNPVPEHQDVATTSNSNLGPRCQDTADAGSTKLDPQPQREDAMAELRQGDGKDPAAVARPFRCGACGKRFGASTTLMRHQALHGAERPFSCTECGHGFCDRAALATHQRGHTGERPFACTECGKAFAGSAGLLVHQRAHTGERPFACTECGQRFRQSAHLAQHQQGAHSAGRPHHCLQCGKAFALRSTLARHMQTHTGERPHACGECGQCFRQRAHLARHRLAHTGERPFPCGQCGKAFALSATLLRHQLVHTGERPHRCPDCPRAYTQSAYLAQHRRSAHTGQRPHACPECPCAFADRANLLRHCQGHAGGQPFACGQCGQRFTQRASLLEHGRRHTGERPHRCPQCHHGFRHRSALLRHRRAHAGERPFPCTHCGRRYSRSSNLLLHQRIHTPD